The following are encoded together in the Nocardioides okcheonensis genome:
- a CDS encoding DHA2 family efflux MFS transporter permease subunit, whose protein sequence is MTATPDQHVPTDQPDQPDPWPALWALCIGFFMILVDTTIVTVATPAIIEDLQADVNQVVWVTSAYLLAYAVPVLITGRLGDRYGPKNLYLVGLVVFTGASLACGLTTTIEGLIVARVAQGLGASMMTPQTMAVITRVFPAARRGSAMALWGAVAGVATLVGPIAGGVLVDGLGWEWIFFVNVPVGIVAFVLAWRLVPSLETNHHRFDWLGVALSGVGMFLLVFGIQEGEQYDWSTITGPITVWRLIVAGLVVLALFVWWQARNRNEPLVPLSLFRDRNFSVSNLAITTVSFAFTAMGFPLMLWAQLVRGYSPTQAGLLLAPMAITSILAAPVAGRLTDRVHPRALTLGGFAALGASFVLLSQVLAPDTPLWQLVLVFGLVGLGSSFLWGPLATTANRNLPPQRAGAGSGVYNATRQVGAVLGSAAIAVLIDARLSANGLEFSPSEASGGTSLPAQVAGPFTDAMAQSLLLLPAVLLLGLLAVLLFERPRHFGAAPAREGVPAGAAADPA, encoded by the coding sequence GTGACCGCGACACCGGACCAGCACGTCCCGACCGACCAGCCCGACCAGCCCGACCCGTGGCCCGCCCTGTGGGCGCTGTGCATCGGGTTCTTCATGATCCTGGTCGACACCACGATCGTGACGGTCGCGACGCCGGCGATCATCGAGGACCTGCAGGCCGACGTGAACCAGGTGGTCTGGGTGACCTCGGCCTACCTCCTCGCCTACGCCGTCCCGGTCCTGATCACCGGCCGGCTCGGCGACCGCTACGGCCCCAAGAACCTCTACCTCGTCGGCCTCGTCGTCTTCACCGGCGCCTCGCTGGCCTGCGGGCTCACCACCACCATCGAGGGACTGATCGTCGCCCGGGTCGCCCAGGGCCTCGGCGCGTCGATGATGACGCCGCAGACGATGGCGGTCATCACCCGGGTGTTCCCCGCCGCGCGTCGCGGCTCGGCGATGGCGCTCTGGGGCGCGGTCGCCGGCGTCGCCACGCTGGTCGGCCCGATCGCCGGCGGCGTGCTGGTCGACGGCCTGGGCTGGGAGTGGATCTTCTTCGTCAACGTCCCGGTCGGGATCGTCGCGTTCGTGCTGGCGTGGCGCCTCGTCCCCAGCCTGGAGACCAACCACCACCGCTTCGACTGGCTGGGCGTCGCGCTCAGCGGCGTCGGCATGTTCCTGCTGGTCTTCGGCATCCAGGAGGGCGAGCAGTACGACTGGTCGACCATCACCGGACCGATCACGGTGTGGCGGCTGATCGTCGCCGGGCTGGTGGTGCTGGCGCTCTTCGTGTGGTGGCAGGCGCGCAACCGCAACGAGCCGCTCGTGCCGCTCAGCCTCTTCCGCGACCGCAACTTCTCGGTCTCCAACCTCGCGATCACGACCGTGTCCTTCGCGTTCACCGCGATGGGCTTCCCGCTGATGCTCTGGGCCCAGCTGGTGCGCGGCTACTCCCCCACCCAGGCCGGGCTGCTGCTGGCGCCGATGGCGATCACCTCGATCCTCGCCGCGCCGGTCGCCGGGCGGCTCACCGACCGGGTCCACCCGCGGGCGCTGACGCTCGGCGGCTTCGCGGCCCTCGGCGCCTCCTTCGTGCTGCTCAGCCAGGTCCTCGCCCCCGACACACCGCTGTGGCAGCTGGTGCTCGTCTTCGGCCTCGTCGGGCTCGGCAGCTCGTTCCTGTGGGGTCCGCTGGCCACCACCGCCAACCGCAACCTGCCGCCCCAGCGCGCGGGCGCCGGGTCGGGCGTCTACAACGCCACCCGCCAGGTCGGAGCGGTGCTGGGCTCGGCCGCGATCGCCGTCCTCATCGACGCCCGGCTGTCGGCCAACGGGCTGGAGTTCTCCCCCTCGGAGGCCTCGGGCGGCACGTCGCTGCCCGCCCAGGTCGCGGGGCCGTTCACCGACGCGATGGCCCAGTCGCTGCTCCTGCTCCCGGCGGTGCTGCTGCTCGGCCTGCTCGCCGTGCTGCTCTTCGAGCGCCCGCGCCACTTCGGCGCCGCGCCCGCGCGCGAGGGCGTACCGGCCGGCGCTGCCGCCGACCCCGCCTGA
- the fbaA gene encoding class II fructose-bisphosphate aldolase: protein MPIATPEVYAQMLDAAKEKSFAYPAINVSSSQTLNAALKGFADAGSDGIIQVSTGGAEYLSGPSVKDMVTGSVAFAAYAAEVAKNYPVNIALHTDHCPKDKLDGFVRPLLDISAERVARGEAPLFQSHMWDGSSVPLEENLQIAEELLAKCAAAHIILEIEVGVVGGEEDGVANEINDQLYTTPEDAIATIKALGGGDKGRYMTALTFGNVHGVYKPGNVKLRPEILKAAQEAAASELGLGSDARPFDLVFHGGSGSTAQEISDAVDFGVVKMNVDTDTQYAFTRPVAAHMFANYDGVLKIDGEVGNKKQYDPRAWGKAAEAGMAERIVEACQNLRSAGTSLAG from the coding sequence ATGCCCATCGCCACCCCCGAGGTGTACGCACAGATGCTGGACGCCGCGAAGGAGAAGTCCTTCGCCTACCCGGCCATCAACGTGTCGTCCTCGCAGACCCTCAACGCCGCGCTCAAGGGCTTCGCCGACGCGGGCTCCGACGGCATCATCCAGGTCTCGACCGGCGGCGCGGAGTACCTCTCCGGCCCGTCGGTGAAGGACATGGTGACGGGTTCCGTCGCCTTCGCGGCCTACGCCGCCGAGGTCGCGAAGAACTACCCCGTCAACATCGCGCTGCACACCGACCACTGCCCGAAGGACAAGCTCGACGGCTTCGTCCGGCCGCTGCTCGACATCTCCGCCGAGCGCGTGGCCCGTGGCGAGGCGCCGCTGTTCCAGTCGCACATGTGGGACGGCTCGTCCGTGCCGCTGGAGGAGAACCTCCAGATCGCCGAGGAGCTGCTCGCCAAGTGCGCCGCGGCCCACATCATCCTCGAGATCGAGGTGGGCGTCGTCGGCGGCGAGGAGGACGGCGTCGCCAACGAGATCAACGACCAGCTCTACACCACGCCCGAGGACGCCATCGCGACCATCAAGGCGCTCGGTGGCGGCGACAAGGGCCGCTACATGACCGCCCTGACCTTCGGCAACGTGCACGGCGTCTACAAGCCCGGCAACGTCAAGCTCCGCCCGGAGATCCTCAAGGCCGCCCAGGAGGCCGCCGCCTCCGAGCTCGGCCTCGGCTCCGACGCCCGCCCGTTCGACCTGGTCTTCCACGGCGGCTCGGGCTCGACCGCCCAGGAGATCAGCGACGCGGTCGACTTCGGCGTGGTGAAGATGAACGTCGACACCGACACCCAGTACGCCTTCACCCGCCCGGTCGCGGCCCACATGTTCGCCAACTACGACGGCGTGCTGAAGATCGACGGCGAGGTCGGCAACAAGAAGCAGTACGACCCCCGCGCCTGGGGCAAGGCCGCGGAGGCCGGCATGGCCGAGCGCATCGTCGAGGCCTGCCAGAACCTGCGCTCCGCGGGCACCTCGCTCGCCGGCTGA
- a CDS encoding SigE family RNA polymerase sigma factor has protein sequence MRRADRDAAFTDFVAARQRHLRRVAYALCGDWHRADDLLQTALTKLYVAWPRIRHEGGEEAYCRQIMVRANIDESRRPWRRERPSDALPDVAAADPAPVEERSALFDALQDLPEQQRKVVVLRHWLGLSVRETAHELGIGEGTVKSHSSRGLAALEQVLARQR, from the coding sequence ATGAGGCGCGCGGACCGCGACGCAGCGTTCACCGACTTCGTCGCCGCCCGGCAGCGCCACCTGCGCCGCGTCGCGTACGCCCTGTGCGGCGACTGGCACCGGGCCGACGACCTCCTGCAGACCGCGCTGACCAAGCTCTACGTCGCCTGGCCGCGGATCCGGCACGAGGGCGGCGAGGAGGCGTACTGCCGCCAGATCATGGTGCGCGCCAACATCGACGAGTCACGCCGACCGTGGCGGCGTGAGCGCCCCAGCGACGCGCTGCCCGACGTCGCTGCCGCCGACCCGGCGCCGGTCGAGGAGCGCTCGGCCCTCTTCGACGCGCTCCAGGACCTGCCCGAGCAGCAGCGCAAGGTCGTGGTGCTGCGCCACTGGCTCGGCCTGTCGGTGCGCGAGACCGCCCACGAGCTCGGCATCGGCGAGGGCACGGTCAAAAGCCACAGCAGTCGCGGCCTCGCCGCCCTGGAGCAGGTGCTGGCCCGCCAGCGCTGA
- a CDS encoding septum formation family protein has protein sequence MTRRLGAGAIAAALLTTALTTLATSTAAGAADPAFGAPAVGQCSAVTAPEIELPSYTGAPVDCAAEHTAQVIAVAQMPADLAYEDKGLARFALETCYPAQKEVLGSKLAGVRLTAYDLAYFGPTAEQQAAGARWLRCDLVLRSDDTLLPLPAKLDLGRKPYAKGVSRCLAGRDFHVTVCSEKHTFRATAALKVKGKAYRSKKAWTELGTERCRDVTRSRTYRFSWPSKVSWKVGDRSLVCYTQTRR, from the coding sequence ATGACACGACGACTCGGGGCCGGTGCCATCGCCGCTGCGCTCCTCACGACAGCCCTGACCACCCTCGCCACGTCGACGGCCGCGGGGGCCGCCGACCCGGCCTTCGGTGCGCCGGCGGTCGGCCAGTGCTCGGCCGTCACCGCTCCCGAGATCGAGCTGCCGAGCTATACCGGGGCGCCGGTGGACTGCGCCGCCGAGCACACCGCCCAGGTGATCGCGGTGGCGCAGATGCCGGCCGACCTGGCCTACGAGGACAAGGGCCTGGCCCGCTTCGCCCTCGAGACCTGCTACCCGGCGCAGAAGGAGGTCCTCGGCTCGAAGCTCGCCGGCGTGCGGCTGACCGCCTACGACCTGGCCTACTTCGGCCCCACCGCCGAGCAGCAGGCGGCGGGCGCCCGCTGGCTGCGCTGCGACCTGGTGCTGCGCTCGGACGACACCTTGCTGCCGCTGCCGGCGAAGCTCGACCTCGGCCGCAAGCCGTACGCCAAGGGCGTCTCCCGCTGCCTGGCCGGACGCGACTTCCACGTCACGGTCTGCTCGGAGAAGCACACCTTCCGCGCCACCGCCGCGCTGAAGGTGAAGGGCAAGGCCTACCGAAGCAAGAAGGCCTGGACGGAGCTCGGCACCGAGCGCTGCCGCGACGTCACCCGCTCGCGCACGTACCGCTTCAGCTGGCCCTCGAAGGTGAGCTGGAAGGTCGGCGACCGCTCGCTGGTCTGCTACACCCAGACCCGCCGCTGA
- a CDS encoding TrmH family RNA methyltransferase encodes MQDERAPYDPMPHGPPEVGVGPWPGEWPDGSHWDPDLLREGDRRNVVDRYRYWSLEAIVADLDTRRHDFHVAIENWQHDFNIGTIVRSANAFLAAEVHIVGNRRWNRRGAMVTDRYQHVRHHPDAEALAAYLHDHAGGPVRLLGIDNLPGSAHLETMEVPRRVCFLFGQEGPGLSAGAREACDGTFSIAQFGSTRSINASAAAAIAMHSWVRAHADLTGDGAWRG; translated from the coding sequence ATGCAGGACGAGCGTGCGCCGTACGACCCGATGCCCCACGGCCCGCCCGAGGTCGGGGTCGGCCCGTGGCCCGGGGAGTGGCCCGACGGCAGCCACTGGGACCCCGACCTGCTGCGCGAGGGCGACCGGCGCAACGTCGTCGACCGCTACCGCTACTGGAGCCTCGAGGCGATCGTCGCCGACCTCGACACCCGGCGCCACGACTTCCACGTCGCGATCGAGAACTGGCAGCACGACTTCAACATCGGCACGATCGTGCGCTCGGCCAACGCCTTCCTCGCCGCCGAGGTGCACATCGTCGGCAACCGGCGGTGGAACCGCCGGGGCGCGATGGTCACCGACCGCTACCAGCACGTCCGGCACCACCCGGACGCCGAGGCGCTGGCGGCGTACCTGCACGACCACGCCGGCGGGCCGGTGCGGCTGCTCGGCATCGACAACCTGCCCGGGTCGGCGCACCTGGAGACGATGGAGGTGCCGCGCCGGGTGTGCTTCCTCTTCGGCCAGGAGGGGCCGGGGCTGTCCGCGGGCGCGCGGGAGGCGTGCGACGGCACCTTCTCGATCGCCCAGTTCGGCTCGACGCGGTCCATCAACGCCAGCGCGGCCGCCGCGATCGCGATGCACTCCTGGGTGCGGGCGCACGCCGACCTCACCGGCGACGGCGCCTGGCGCGGCTGA
- a CDS encoding DedA family protein has translation MISLPDPAGMLTPLLLGIDWMDPNWLLDRFGTELFWISLVIVFVECGLFFPILPGDTLLFALGLFIATGQLDLFPGPPFVEALIAMAALTGAAFLGNVVGYEIGRRIGPPLYERDGRIIKRKYFDQTTAFFDRHGNKALVIGRFVPFVRTYITVVAGVTRMERHRFFLWSAVGAVLWVALITLLGFFLGDAFPHLGESIDKLVIVIVAFSVIPIVFEWWRHKRTNAAGAEVGGHDGGPDRDISGRDLD, from the coding sequence GTGATCTCTCTCCCCGATCCCGCCGGGATGCTGACCCCGCTCCTGCTGGGGATCGACTGGATGGACCCGAACTGGCTGCTCGACCGGTTCGGTACCGAGCTGTTCTGGATCAGCCTGGTCATCGTCTTCGTCGAGTGCGGCCTGTTCTTCCCGATCCTGCCGGGCGACACCCTGCTCTTCGCGCTGGGCCTGTTCATCGCGACCGGTCAGCTCGACCTGTTCCCGGGACCGCCGTTCGTGGAGGCGCTGATCGCGATGGCGGCGCTGACCGGCGCCGCCTTCCTCGGCAACGTCGTCGGCTACGAGATCGGGCGGAGGATCGGCCCACCGCTCTACGAGCGCGACGGCCGGATCATCAAGCGCAAGTACTTCGACCAGACGACCGCGTTCTTCGACCGCCACGGCAACAAGGCCCTGGTGATCGGGCGCTTCGTGCCGTTCGTCCGCACCTACATCACGGTCGTGGCCGGTGTGACGCGCATGGAGCGCCACCGGTTCTTCCTGTGGAGCGCCGTCGGCGCCGTGCTCTGGGTCGCGCTGATCACGCTGCTCGGCTTCTTCCTCGGCGACGCGTTCCCGCACCTCGGCGAGAGCATCGACAAGCTGGTCATCGTGATCGTCGCCTTCTCGGTGATCCCGATCGTCTTCGAGTGGTGGCGCCACAAGCGCACCAACGCCGCCGGCGCCGAGGTCGGGGGCCACGACGGTGGCCCCGACCGGGACATCAGCGGCCGCGACCTCGACTGA
- the pyrE gene encoding orotate phosphoribosyltransferase, whose translation MVDETLARDIDAACRLTGEFTLRSGQVADTYFDKYLFEAQPALLDRVATRMLDLLPDGTELLGGLELGGIPIATMVSAKTGLPALFVRKKAKEYGTCKLAEGPDVAGRRVTIIEDVITTGGAVRDATRELRAAGATVEVVVCAIDRSPAGENPLADVGLEVRSVLTRAELDAAQG comes from the coding sequence GTGGTTGACGAGACGCTCGCACGCGACATCGACGCGGCCTGCCGCCTGACCGGGGAGTTCACCCTGCGGTCCGGCCAGGTCGCCGACACCTACTTCGACAAGTACCTCTTCGAGGCCCAGCCGGCGCTGCTCGACCGCGTCGCGACCCGGATGCTGGACCTGCTGCCCGACGGCACCGAGCTGCTCGGCGGCCTGGAGCTGGGCGGCATCCCGATCGCCACGATGGTGTCGGCGAAGACCGGGCTGCCCGCGCTCTTCGTGCGCAAGAAGGCCAAGGAGTACGGCACCTGCAAGCTGGCCGAGGGCCCGGACGTGGCCGGCCGCCGGGTCACGATCATCGAGGACGTGATCACGACCGGGGGCGCGGTGCGCGACGCGACCCGCGAGCTGCGCGCAGCCGGGGCGACCGTCGAGGTCGTGGTCTGCGCGATCGACCGCTCGCCGGCGGGGGAGAACCCCCTCGCCGACGTGGGGCTCGAGGTGCGGTCGGTCCTGACCCGCGCCGAGCTCGACGCGGCGCAGGGCTGA
- a CDS encoding pyridoxal phosphate-dependent aminotransferase yields MPATPVRPALSARVAQIPPTVFSEMSALAVRTGALNLGQGFPDVDGPASVVAAAEQAMREGANQYAPGIGVPALRAAIARHQERHYGLTPDPDSEVVVTTGCTEAIAGALLGLVDPGDEVVVLEPYYDSYTAMLDMCGARRRPVTLRAPAFRPDPDDLRAAITPATKLVLLNTPHNPTGTVLTREELQLVADLAIENDVVVVTDEVYEHLVFDDARSAEGHVPIATLPGMWERTLTLSSVGKSWSFTGWKVGWATGPAHLVQAVLAAKQWLTFTSGAPLQPAVAHALDHEAAWPAALAKDLQARRDLLCAGLAEAGLPARRPEGTYFATTDISHLGWEDGRAFCLALPERAGVVAIPTQGFYDDADAGRQLVRWAFCKEPGVIGEGVRRLAAADLAR; encoded by the coding sequence ATGCCTGCCACACCTGTCCGCCCCGCCCTCTCCGCCCGGGTGGCGCAGATCCCGCCGACCGTCTTCTCCGAGATGTCGGCGCTGGCGGTCCGCACCGGCGCGCTCAACCTCGGGCAGGGCTTCCCCGACGTCGACGGCCCCGCGTCGGTGGTCGCCGCGGCCGAGCAGGCGATGCGCGAGGGCGCCAACCAGTACGCCCCCGGCATCGGCGTGCCGGCGCTGCGCGCCGCGATCGCGCGGCACCAGGAGCGGCACTACGGGCTCACCCCCGACCCCGACTCCGAGGTGGTCGTGACCACCGGGTGCACCGAGGCGATCGCCGGCGCGCTGCTCGGCCTGGTCGACCCGGGCGACGAGGTCGTGGTGCTCGAGCCCTACTACGACTCCTACACCGCGATGCTCGACATGTGCGGCGCCCGGCGGCGGCCGGTCACCCTGCGGGCGCCGGCCTTCCGGCCCGACCCCGACGACCTGCGCGCCGCGATCACGCCGGCGACGAAGCTGGTGCTGCTCAACACCCCGCACAACCCGACGGGCACGGTCCTCACCCGCGAGGAGCTGCAGCTGGTCGCCGACCTCGCGATCGAGAACGACGTCGTCGTGGTCACCGACGAGGTCTACGAGCACCTCGTCTTCGACGACGCCCGCTCCGCGGAGGGGCACGTCCCGATCGCCACGCTGCCGGGCATGTGGGAGCGCACGCTGACGCTGTCGAGCGTCGGCAAGAGCTGGTCGTTCACCGGGTGGAAGGTCGGCTGGGCGACCGGACCCGCCCACCTCGTGCAGGCCGTGCTCGCCGCGAAGCAGTGGCTGACCTTCACCTCGGGCGCCCCGCTGCAGCCCGCCGTCGCGCACGCCCTCGACCACGAGGCCGCGTGGCCGGCCGCCCTGGCGAAGGACCTGCAGGCGCGGCGCGACCTGCTGTGCGCGGGGCTGGCCGAGGCCGGGCTGCCGGCACGGCGGCCCGAGGGCACCTACTTCGCGACCACCGACATCAGCCACCTCGGCTGGGAGGACGGGCGCGCGTTCTGCCTCGCGCTGCCCGAGCGGGCCGGCGTCGTCGCGATCCCCACCCAGGGGTTCTACGACGACGCCGACGCCGGCCGACAGCTGGTGCGGTGGGCGTTCTGCAAGGAGCCGGGCGTGATCGGCGAGGGCGTACGACGCCTCGCCGCCGCCGACCTGGCCCGGTGA
- a CDS encoding ABC transporter ATP-binding protein: protein MISVESLTKQYGPFTAVDHVSFTAATGRVTGFLGPNGAGKSTTMRVMVGLTRATSGTVTITGRDYRDLVNPGLEVGVLLDASAQHAGRTGREILTIAQQTMGLPRARVAETLARVGLTDDEAGRRVRDYSLGMRQRLGIATALIGDPQVLILDEPANGLDPAGIRWMRDLLRGFADDGGTVLLSSHLLHEIEVIADDLVVIGQGAIVAQGSKSELLAAAGTLVRAADPTQHDRLARALHEAAVVTTSIDGGLRADADPGLVGETAHRAGVVLRELRAADGAGLEEMFLELTAETAREGAAA, encoded by the coding sequence ATGATCAGCGTCGAGTCCCTCACCAAGCAGTACGGCCCGTTCACGGCCGTCGACCACGTGTCCTTCACCGCGGCGACCGGCCGCGTCACCGGATTCCTCGGTCCCAACGGTGCCGGCAAGTCCACCACCATGCGCGTCATGGTCGGGCTGACCCGTGCCACCTCCGGGACGGTCACCATCACCGGCCGCGACTACCGCGACCTGGTCAACCCGGGCCTCGAGGTCGGCGTCCTGCTCGACGCGTCCGCGCAGCACGCCGGACGCACCGGCCGCGAGATCCTCACCATCGCCCAGCAGACGATGGGCCTGCCGAGGGCCCGGGTCGCCGAGACCCTCGCCCGGGTCGGCCTCACCGACGACGAGGCGGGCCGCCGCGTCCGCGACTACTCCCTCGGCATGCGCCAGCGCCTCGGCATCGCGACCGCCCTCATCGGCGACCCGCAGGTGCTGATCCTCGACGAGCCCGCCAACGGCCTCGACCCGGCCGGCATCCGGTGGATGCGCGACCTGCTCCGTGGCTTCGCCGACGACGGCGGCACCGTGCTGCTGTCCTCGCACCTGCTGCACGAGATCGAGGTGATCGCCGACGACCTCGTGGTGATCGGCCAGGGCGCGATCGTCGCGCAGGGCTCGAAGTCCGAGCTGCTCGCGGCCGCCGGGACCCTCGTCCGCGCCGCCGACCCCACCCAGCACGACCGCCTCGCCCGTGCGCTGCACGAGGCCGCGGTCGTCACCACCTCGATCGACGGCGGCCTGCGGGCCGACGCCGACCCCGGGCTCGTGGGCGAGACGGCACACCGTGCCGGCGTCGTCCTGCGCGAGCTGCGCGCCGCCGACGGCGCCGGCCTGGAGGAGATGTTCCTCGAGCTCACCGCCGAGACCGCCCGCGAAGGAGCAGCAGCATGA
- a CDS encoding ABC transporter permease, whose translation MTTTTHTPTAAAPVATPAGADATPRAVRPIPTARLAKVELRKMFDTRAGFWLMASVGIVSVLATAAVILWAPDGAIDLETFASAIGMPLSVVLPIIAIMSVTGEYSQRTGLTTYTLVPWRGRVITAKLLVTLGIGVASMFLALAIGAVGNLVGAAITGIDPVWSVTVTEFANIVLANVLGMLMGFMLGVLFRSTPGAIVGYFVYSLVLPIAFGTLAALQSWFADLQPWVDVQFAITRLFDQSMTTEYWQQLGVTTLVWLWIPLALGLRAVLRAEVK comes from the coding sequence ATGACCACCACGACCCACACCCCGACGGCGGCCGCACCCGTCGCCACCCCCGCGGGCGCGGACGCCACTCCCCGCGCCGTACGCCCGATCCCGACGGCCCGCCTGGCGAAGGTCGAGCTGCGCAAGATGTTCGACACCCGGGCCGGCTTCTGGCTGATGGCCAGCGTCGGCATCGTCTCGGTGCTCGCCACGGCGGCGGTGATCCTGTGGGCCCCCGACGGCGCGATCGACCTCGAGACGTTCGCGTCCGCGATCGGGATGCCGCTCTCGGTGGTGCTGCCGATCATCGCGATCATGTCCGTGACCGGGGAGTACAGCCAGCGCACCGGCCTCACGACCTACACCCTCGTGCCGTGGCGCGGGCGCGTGATCACCGCCAAGCTGCTGGTCACGCTGGGCATCGGCGTCGCCTCGATGTTCCTCGCGCTCGCCATCGGCGCGGTCGGCAACCTCGTCGGGGCGGCGATCACCGGGATCGACCCGGTGTGGAGCGTCACCGTGACCGAGTTCGCCAACATCGTGCTGGCCAACGTGCTCGGCATGCTGATGGGCTTCATGCTCGGTGTGCTCTTCCGCTCCACCCCGGGCGCGATCGTCGGCTACTTCGTCTACTCCCTCGTGCTGCCGATCGCCTTCGGCACCCTCGCGGCGCTCCAGTCCTGGTTCGCCGACCTGCAGCCGTGGGTGGACGTGCAGTTCGCCATCACCCGGCTCTTCGACCAGTCGATGACCACCGAGTACTGGCAGCAGCTCGGCGTCACCACGCTGGTCTGGCTCTGGATCCCGCTGGCCCTCGGGCTGCGCGCGGTCCTGCGCGCCGAGGTCAAGTAG
- a CDS encoding cysteine hydrolase family protein produces the protein MHPDAWLVVVDPQRIFADPVSPWGSPMFADIVEPVRRLAAAAGERTVVTRWVPAADPQGSWRSYLDAWPFADVAADDPLLDLVPDAADLGRHVVSLPTFGKWGPDLEAVTGPTPHLVLTGVATDCCVVSTALAAADAGATVTVVTDACAGSSPQNQRAALDVMALYPPQITLATTADLLGPVA, from the coding sequence ATGCACCCGGACGCCTGGCTGGTCGTCGTCGACCCGCAGCGGATCTTCGCCGACCCGGTGAGCCCGTGGGGCTCGCCGATGTTCGCCGACATCGTCGAGCCCGTACGCCGTCTCGCCGCCGCGGCGGGCGAGCGCACCGTCGTCACCCGCTGGGTGCCCGCAGCCGACCCGCAGGGGAGCTGGCGGTCCTACCTCGACGCGTGGCCGTTCGCCGACGTCGCGGCCGACGACCCGCTGCTCGACCTGGTCCCCGACGCGGCGGACCTCGGGCGGCACGTCGTCTCGCTGCCGACCTTCGGCAAGTGGGGCCCCGACCTGGAGGCGGTCACCGGGCCGACGCCCCACCTCGTCCTCACCGGGGTCGCCACCGACTGCTGCGTGGTCTCCACCGCGCTCGCCGCCGCCGACGCCGGGGCCACCGTCACGGTCGTGACCGACGCGTGCGCCGGGTCGTCGCCGCAGAACCAGCGGGCGGCGCTCGACGTGATGGCGCTCTACCCGCCGCAGATCACCCTCGCGACGACGGCGGACCTGCTCGGGCCGGTCGCGTGA
- a CDS encoding PfkB family carbohydrate kinase: protein MSRVVHTGQALVDVVVEVPDLPVRGQNVMASSATDYAGGAVTVLLAAARFDAECVHAGAIGTGPHGDLIRASLDREGIHASAPAVPDLDTGICVVMVEPSAERTFVTTLGAERHITEESLATSDPRPGDLVCVTGFSLALDRTRDPLLAWLPTLHPDVVVVLDPGAAFATLPEEVRAAMLEVTDVWSSNAEEAEDLLREVGQDAPADLADLTTAIAPLLRGDAVAIVRDGPQGCAVHTAEGTTYVPGFPQPPVDTNGAGDTHTGALLAEFAAGTGWVEGCRRANAAAAIKVTRRGTQSAPTAAEVDDFLASLPEAPSI from the coding sequence GTGAGCCGCGTCGTCCACACCGGCCAGGCGCTGGTCGACGTCGTCGTCGAGGTGCCCGACCTGCCCGTGCGCGGCCAGAACGTGATGGCGTCCTCGGCGACCGACTACGCCGGTGGCGCGGTCACCGTCCTGCTCGCGGCGGCCCGGTTCGACGCCGAGTGCGTCCACGCCGGCGCCATCGGCACCGGACCCCACGGCGACCTGATCCGGGCCTCCCTCGACCGCGAGGGGATCCACGCCTCCGCCCCGGCCGTGCCCGACCTCGACACGGGCATCTGCGTGGTGATGGTCGAGCCCAGCGCCGAGCGCACCTTCGTCACCACCCTCGGCGCGGAGCGGCACATCACCGAGGAGTCGCTCGCCACGTCCGACCCCCGGCCGGGCGACCTGGTTTGCGTCACCGGCTTCTCGCTCGCGCTCGACCGCACCCGCGACCCCCTGCTCGCCTGGCTCCCGACCCTCCACCCCGACGTCGTCGTGGTCCTCGACCCCGGCGCGGCCTTCGCCACCCTGCCCGAGGAGGTGCGGGCGGCGATGCTCGAGGTCACCGACGTGTGGTCGAGCAACGCCGAGGAGGCCGAGGACCTGCTCCGCGAGGTCGGCCAGGACGCTCCCGCCGACCTCGCCGACCTCACCACGGCGATCGCCCCGCTGCTGCGCGGCGACGCGGTCGCGATCGTCCGCGACGGCCCGCAGGGCTGCGCCGTCCACACCGCGGAGGGGACGACGTACGTCCCGGGGTTCCCGCAGCCGCCGGTCGACACCAACGGCGCGGGCGACACCCACACCGGCGCGCTGCTCGCGGAGTTCGCCGCCGGCACGGGCTGGGTGGAGGGCTGCCGGCGCGCCAACGCGGCCGCAGCGATCAAGGTGACCCGTCGCGGGACGCAGTCGGCGCCCACGGCGGCCGAGGTCGACGACTTCCTGGCCTCGCTGCCCGAGGCCCCGTCCATCTAG